From a region of the Pochonia chlamydosporia 170 chromosome Unknown PCv3seq00015, whole genome shotgun sequence genome:
- a CDS encoding restless-like transposase (similar to Metarhizium robertsii ARSEF 23 XP_007816583.1), whose product MSASEFLESSPISIDDVPIDFELPVPPTPASSAESSLTPFSPPPTTLPTPDKYDTRLWGHFPGWVWSERSKDNYSWAWEYGYDIQHDDERRWVCKPCIQKNDPRPKNFVAIGLQNALNHLYKDHGISAPDNKTKSGLQKKAEEKPGSKRPRSIVDIWKLDPLRPREQAIANSMIRGFNRNHFQRLLIEWIVDTNQPFSSKITNANISDTTVRALINSEFKKHKARVIEALRKSPGLIHVSFDGWRARNRHSLYGIVCFFRDENSKPHKVALGVPEVRRHSGNNIATEVLYTIEAFGIEENIGYFTLDNAENNDTALEAIGKKLGFNGARRRGRCFGHIVNLSAKALLFGKDTDAFEEQLSGAEALSEAEYELWRQKGPVGKLHNFVVDVDRSDRLTYLLKELQEYDISMSDDPKIRSKSPVSVVLDNDTRWLSQLYMIRRALRLRRYFELLVAKFRIQWEEENTSKRTGQLKKSAVRPRILRDENQLTANDWSVLQHFATILGYYEDAVKTLEGDGLIRKRKRGYTGSYGNVWDVINGFEFLLGKLEKYKAMAKDFPDPEQFRIGINMAWEKLDKYYTILDTTPIYYTALALHPAYRWGWFEQAWVHKPDWIRSAKRIVQEVWDESYRDFHIVVASNDEPVAKRQKQYYNAFEEHCEQSRIDSIQTEPLLDDDTIGDEYERWQSSHESTDKTVRDPIAYWHEKRLQYPRLSRMALDFVTIQSMSAECERMFSAAGQMVVPQRCNLQAQTVGMCQVLRSWFRAGIINDLDPLFLSIIEEKKELEGIHLNDDEFRRRELSWLAAAAKTAGH is encoded by the exons atgagcgcttcggaattcctagaatcgtccccaatttctatcgatgatgtcccaattgacttcgaactcccagtgcctcccacgcctgcttcttctgccgagagctcattgacgccgttctccccgccgccgacgacattgcccactcctgataagtacgatacgcgtctttggggacattttccgggttgggtatggtcagaaagaagcaaagacaactactcatgggcttgggaatatggatacgacatacaacatgacgacgagcgcagatgggtctgcaagccgtgtattcagaagaacgaccccagacctaagaatttcgttgctattggccttcagaatgcgctgaatcacttatacaaggatcacggaatatctgcaccagataacaagacaaagtccggcttgcaaaagaaagccgaggagaagccagggagcaagaggccaagatcgattgtggatatatggaagctcgaccctttaagacctcgagaacaggcgattgccaactctatgatacgcggatttaatcgaaatcactttcaacgtctcctgatcgagtggatagtcgacacgaatcagccctttagt tcaaagatcacgaacgccaacatctctgataccacagttcgcgcgctcatcaactccgaatttaaaaagcacaaggcgcgcgtcattgaagccctgcgaaagagccccggcttaatacacgtcagctttgacggatggagggcgcggaatcgacactcgttatacggtatcgtgtgcttcttcagggacgagaatagcaagccccacaaggtcgctctgggggtccccgaagtccgcagacattcggggaacaacattgcaacagaagtcctttataccatcgaggcttttggcatcgaggagaatattgggtattttacccttgacaatgccgagaacaacgacacagcacttgaggctattggcaaaaagctcggcttcaatggcgctcgaaggcgaggccgctgcttcggccatatagtcaatctgtctgcgaaggcactactgttcgggaaggatacagacgcgttcgaagaacaactttctggtgcagaagcgctgtctgaagccgaatacgaactttggcgacagaaagggccggttgggaagctccataatttcgtcgtggatgttgatcgatcggacagactgacatacctgttgaaagaacttcaagagtacgacatatccatgtcggacgatccgaaaatacggtcaaaaagccccgtctcggtagtgctagataacgatacgcgctggctttcccagctctatatgatccgccgcgccttgagacttcgaaggtacttcgaactgctagtcgcgaagttccgaatccaatgggaggaggagaatacatcaaaaagaactggccagttgaaaaagtcggctgtccggcctcgaatccttagagacgagaaccaacttacggccaacgattggtctgtacttcaacacttcgcgacgatccttggatactatgaagatgcagtcaagactctagaaggcgacggtttaatcaggaaacgcaagaggggttatactggttcatatgggaacgtttgggatgtgatcaatgggtttgaattcctgcttggcaagctcgaaaaatataaggcgatggcaaaagattttcctgaccccgaacagttcaggatcggcataaatatggcctgggagaaattagacaagtattacactattctcgacacaacaccgatatattataccgccctcgcactccacccggcatacagatggggatggttcgagcaggcctgggtacataagcccgactggatcagatctgcaaaaaggatagttcaagaagtgtgggacgagtcctatcgagatttccatattgtggtggcctcaaatgacgagcctgttgcaaaacgacagaagcaatactacaatgccttcgaagagcattgcgaacagtcccgtatcgactccatacagacagagcctctactggacgacgacacgattggcgacgaatacgaacgatggcaatcgagccatgagagcactgacaagactgtgcgagatccgatagcgtattggcatgagaagcgcctgcaataccctcgtctctcccgaatggccctcgactttgtcacaatacaatcaatgtctgcagaatgtgagaggatgttctcggcagcagggcagatggttgttccccaacggtgcaatcttcaggcgcaaacagttgggatgtgtcaggtattgaggtcgtggtttcgggcaggcattatcaacgacctagatccgttatttctctcgatcatagaggagaagaaagagctcgagggcatccatcttaatgatgatgagttcagaagacgggagctatcgtggctcgctgccgcggcgaaaacagctggccattga